In the genome of Chryseobacterium arthrosphaerae, one region contains:
- a CDS encoding alpha-2-macroglobulin family protein has protein sequence MKIISKSVLLFFAFLCIISHAQAFYEEQWKKIAESYQNGTFKSNLPLILEIQNKAVAEGNTTEIIRSLKAEFAVYKDTQDDPKNDYASVFFSKISNMNKRLKNDDLLFFKVLEVEFFENYYDLKKWDIESRMNLAEGDLSEIEEWTKLDFKNFYLKRFAELTTSEDKLRKISMEKYKDAFENERDFQFFPTLYDWKVKKNIDFLNNSYIFTKDELKENQTAILALYQNLIDFNTGNSKLYFQHQKLIYENTAKKDEKFLEKQIALVNSSIKGDYKILIVRDIVQELRRQSKFIQAVELIDKMKKEYPGSKFLTNITQQEKQIKATSVSLFFETHNEPGKPIQIVADHKNADHFVLKIYKINDVIKQLKYLNYFGYGQQYFSNEEYSKIDKTLVRTDTFTLPNKKDYFEYSTALEVEELPKGMYLGEYINGEEVSKFMFIVTSSSVVYNENKDYILVDRETGKLKPNTKLFKYDFRDYSDIDETELMIATDNLARFTSEKIGYHTYRYLYYDPAANDYNIVISPYFARSYDYYYPHTQFFLDRQIFRPGQTVYFKGISTYPDKEKKKEILIINNEQTVTLYDANSQVISSRKFTTNAFGAYNGSFVLPKDKLNGHFRIEVSGYYGANSVLGSKYFSVEEYKRPKFEITFDTIRKDYKYGETIELKGKVATFSGIPLSNTNVNYEIKRENIRQRYFWWYPYDYSNENSILGKAETNEKGEFVIKIDLKKDENKEGIQVHNYKIKTSATDINGETQAAETDVKVASVSHYLKSDEIKETFAEDELKIKVTAFNYNDISVNKNYKVKLVQLKEAGRVLRNNFEQKVQNLPVMSRNEFLKKFPHDRYDQSETLKNREILKTIIEDTKEGKELNLGKLDPGNYRLLVYNVEGKDTIKVEQEFNVWSKKRLGKNQYPFLKVVGPKGEVVRGSQAVVYAYSAIPDAFVNIYLQDGQGKKTMERKKFTNGVLAYTFPVSGEKNITKYNVQFVLASYNDVQNQYAHMIVRNEKDPLKIELTTFRDKVEPGSKEKWSVRISGRNKEKVVAEVLANMYDKSLDKFVPNTYSFEKTIIPVNVIEDYNIRNLTQTLQYDQKVKYEETKGVYIPKFDWFDKNVFYQLMLKYGLTVDTDGDGIDDMRDACPTVPGLESYEGCPRPLNRVAAEVSSERSERGRFDNDGIKDKEDKKEAAPEKQKEDLKEVKARQNLNETAFFYPDLKTDAHGNISFEFTTPEALTKWKLMFLAHTADLRTAVLEKDIITQKKLSVNPNYPRFLREGDELNFQTKISNLTDKAMSGAASLQILNAETNEDISQQFGISSAVQNFDVKDTGNSVVSWKIKTPFSKASSIIIKVVAKAGEYSDGEQIPVAVLSNRMMLTDAVPIFVKEGQTKTFTLQNLKNNTSETVENISNTLELKTNPVWEILFALPDLSTHLNITSDAIFNTWFADVVGTEIFKANPRMKAVFDEYKSADLLKSNLEKNQELKQVLLEETPWVLNAKSETEIMNRISRLFEVNAMKASINSDWKVLLQYQNGDGGFPWLPGFRSSYVSSLYILRNLGKMNDWLKGGIAEYQSGQNNMVSALIQYIDNELNTHWKENEDTPWSNFALDYLDARRYWEKEYPLKGTGANLKKAIITRADKFKITDFTFFGLHRAALIYNSYGLKAPSEKLIRYLKETSVSSETQGAYWKQNLNDWGWYESKAVNHAGAIEAINKVTPEDVNFIEESKVWLATQKETNSWGNSRTTAEIIYIFMNSGKSWTTPEADKATIIWGGQGVAPQTKTTGYLKQAVYSDKVNKKLGEVTVTKPGPGIAQGGLFWQYYENLENVKPTETYLSMTREYYKKIKTTNGEELVKITENSPLTVGDQITVRMILNTDRPMQYVHLKDMRAAGLEPVDVLSGYQYKNNLGYYQATKDASTNFYIYYMPKGKYVFEYDLVCNASGIFSSGFATLQNYYAPQMNARTKGDQLEIKK, from the coding sequence ATGAAAATCATCTCCAAATCTGTTCTTCTCTTTTTTGCTTTTTTGTGCATTATTTCCCATGCACAGGCGTTTTATGAAGAGCAGTGGAAGAAAATTGCAGAGAGTTATCAGAACGGGACTTTCAAATCCAATCTGCCGCTTATTCTTGAAATTCAGAATAAAGCTGTAGCTGAAGGCAATACTACGGAAATTATCAGATCCCTGAAGGCTGAGTTTGCAGTGTACAAAGACACTCAGGATGACCCGAAAAATGATTATGCCTCCGTCTTCTTTTCCAAGATCAGCAATATGAATAAAAGGCTGAAAAATGACGACCTGCTTTTCTTTAAAGTACTGGAGGTGGAGTTTTTTGAGAACTATTATGACCTTAAAAAATGGGACATCGAAAGCCGCATGAATCTTGCTGAAGGTGACCTCTCAGAAATAGAGGAATGGACAAAGCTCGATTTTAAAAATTTCTACCTGAAGAGGTTTGCAGAGCTCACCACATCTGAAGATAAGCTCAGAAAAATCAGCATGGAGAAATACAAAGATGCTTTCGAAAATGAAAGGGACTTTCAGTTTTTCCCCACACTCTATGACTGGAAGGTTAAAAAAAATATTGATTTTCTGAATAACAGTTATATTTTCACCAAAGATGAATTAAAGGAAAACCAGACCGCTATTTTGGCTTTGTATCAGAACCTGATTGATTTCAATACCGGTAATTCAAAACTATACTTCCAGCACCAGAAACTGATCTATGAGAATACGGCCAAAAAAGATGAAAAATTTCTGGAGAAACAGATCGCACTGGTGAATTCTTCTATAAAAGGAGATTACAAGATTCTCATCGTAAGAGATATCGTTCAGGAGCTCAGGAGACAATCAAAATTTATCCAGGCTGTAGAGCTGATTGATAAGATGAAAAAAGAATATCCCGGTTCAAAGTTTCTTACCAACATCACCCAGCAGGAAAAACAGATCAAAGCCACTTCGGTTTCCCTTTTCTTTGAAACCCATAACGAGCCTGGAAAACCTATTCAGATAGTCGCTGATCACAAGAATGCAGACCATTTTGTTCTTAAGATATATAAGATCAATGATGTAATAAAACAATTGAAATATCTGAATTATTTTGGTTATGGTCAGCAATATTTCAGCAATGAAGAATACAGTAAAATAGATAAAACCCTGGTAAGAACAGATACCTTCACGCTTCCCAACAAAAAAGATTATTTTGAATACAGCACAGCACTTGAGGTAGAAGAACTTCCGAAAGGGATGTATCTTGGGGAATATATCAACGGAGAAGAAGTTTCAAAATTTATGTTTATCGTCACTTCTTCCAGTGTGGTTTATAACGAAAATAAAGACTATATTCTGGTGGATAGGGAAACCGGGAAATTAAAGCCCAATACGAAACTTTTTAAATATGATTTCAGAGATTATTCAGACATAGATGAAACAGAACTGATGATTGCCACAGATAATCTGGCCAGATTTACTTCAGAAAAAATAGGGTATCATACCTATCGTTACCTGTACTATGATCCGGCAGCCAATGATTATAATATTGTAATAAGCCCTTATTTTGCAAGATCTTATGACTATTATTACCCGCATACCCAGTTTTTCCTGGACAGGCAGATCTTCAGACCCGGACAGACTGTTTATTTTAAAGGTATATCTACCTATCCGGATAAAGAGAAAAAAAAGGAAATACTTATCATAAACAATGAGCAGACGGTAACTTTGTATGATGCCAACAGCCAGGTGATCAGTTCCCGGAAGTTCACTACCAATGCATTCGGAGCTTATAACGGAAGCTTTGTTTTACCAAAAGACAAGTTGAATGGTCACTTCAGGATTGAAGTCTCCGGCTACTATGGAGCAAATAGTGTACTTGGCAGTAAGTATTTCTCTGTAGAAGAATATAAACGTCCTAAATTTGAGATCACTTTCGATACCATCAGGAAAGATTATAAATATGGTGAGACCATTGAACTGAAAGGAAAGGTGGCTACTTTCTCAGGAATTCCGCTGAGTAATACCAATGTTAATTATGAGATTAAAAGAGAAAACATACGCCAAAGATATTTCTGGTGGTATCCGTATGATTATAGTAATGAAAATTCGATCCTTGGAAAAGCTGAAACCAATGAAAAAGGAGAATTTGTAATTAAGATCGATCTTAAAAAAGATGAAAATAAAGAGGGAATACAGGTCCACAACTATAAAATAAAAACTTCGGCTACAGACATCAATGGCGAAACCCAGGCAGCCGAAACCGATGTGAAGGTGGCTTCAGTTTCTCATTATTTAAAATCAGATGAAATAAAAGAGACTTTTGCGGAGGATGAATTGAAAATTAAAGTCACAGCCTTCAACTACAATGATATTTCCGTAAATAAAAATTACAAAGTAAAACTTGTACAGCTTAAGGAGGCCGGCCGGGTCCTGAGAAATAATTTTGAACAGAAGGTGCAGAACCTTCCTGTAATGTCCAGGAATGAATTCCTGAAAAAATTCCCACATGACCGTTATGATCAGTCTGAAACCCTTAAAAACAGGGAGATTCTTAAAACCATAATAGAGGATACAAAGGAAGGTAAAGAACTGAATCTGGGAAAACTTGATCCCGGAAATTACAGACTTCTGGTATACAATGTTGAAGGAAAAGACACCATAAAAGTGGAGCAGGAATTTAATGTGTGGAGTAAAAAAAGACTCGGGAAAAATCAGTACCCGTTTTTAAAAGTAGTAGGCCCGAAAGGAGAAGTCGTGAGAGGTTCTCAGGCCGTTGTGTATGCATATTCTGCCATTCCCGATGCCTTTGTGAATATCTATTTACAGGATGGGCAGGGAAAAAAGACAATGGAAAGAAAGAAATTTACAAACGGAGTCCTGGCCTATACCTTTCCTGTATCAGGGGAAAAGAACATCACAAAATATAATGTTCAGTTTGTACTGGCTTCTTATAATGATGTGCAGAATCAGTATGCCCACATGATTGTCAGAAATGAAAAAGATCCTTTGAAGATTGAACTGACGACTTTCAGAGATAAAGTGGAACCGGGCTCGAAAGAAAAATGGAGCGTCAGGATCTCAGGAAGAAATAAAGAAAAAGTAGTGGCTGAGGTGCTGGCCAATATGTATGATAAATCGTTAGATAAATTCGTTCCCAATACTTATAGCTTTGAAAAAACTATCATACCGGTAAATGTGATTGAAGATTACAATATCAGAAACCTGACGCAGACATTGCAATATGATCAGAAGGTAAAATATGAAGAAACTAAAGGGGTTTATATTCCGAAGTTCGACTGGTTTGACAAAAATGTATTTTATCAGCTGATGTTAAAATATGGACTGACTGTAGATACAGACGGTGATGGAATAGATGATATGCGTGATGCATGTCCTACCGTTCCGGGACTTGAGTCTTACGAAGGCTGTCCAAGACCTTTGAATAGAGTTGCAGCTGAAGTAAGCAGTGAAAGAAGCGAAAGAGGACGTTTTGACAATGATGGAATAAAAGATAAAGAAGATAAAAAAGAAGCGGCGCCGGAAAAACAGAAAGAAGATCTGAAAGAAGTGAAAGCCCGTCAGAACCTTAATGAAACAGCATTTTTCTACCCGGATCTGAAAACCGATGCCCATGGAAACATAAGCTTTGAATTTACAACCCCGGAAGCCCTTACAAAATGGAAACTGATGTTCCTGGCCCATACTGCAGATTTAAGAACGGCAGTGCTGGAGAAAGATATCATCACCCAGAAAAAGCTTTCCGTAAACCCGAATTATCCGAGATTCCTGAGAGAAGGGGATGAGCTGAACTTCCAGACCAAGATATCCAACCTTACAGATAAGGCAATGTCCGGTGCGGCTTCCCTGCAGATCCTTAATGCTGAAACCAATGAGGATATTTCCCAGCAGTTCGGAATTAGCTCAGCCGTGCAGAATTTTGACGTCAAAGATACCGGAAACTCCGTGGTCAGCTGGAAGATCAAAACGCCGTTCAGTAAAGCCTCGTCCATCATCATCAAAGTAGTGGCAAAAGCCGGGGAATATTCTGACGGGGAACAGATTCCGGTAGCGGTATTATCAAACAGGATGATGCTCACTGATGCTGTTCCTATCTTTGTGAAAGAAGGACAGACCAAAACATTTACCCTTCAGAACCTTAAAAATAATACTTCAGAAACCGTAGAAAATATCAGCAATACCTTAGAATTAAAAACCAATCCGGTCTGGGAAATCCTTTTTGCTCTTCCGGATCTGAGCACGCACCTCAATATAACTTCTGATGCTATATTCAATACATGGTTTGCAGATGTCGTGGGAACTGAGATCTTTAAAGCCAATCCAAGAATGAAAGCTGTGTTTGATGAATATAAAAGTGCAGACCTCCTGAAAAGCAACCTTGAGAAAAACCAGGAACTGAAGCAGGTATTGCTGGAAGAGACCCCTTGGGTACTGAATGCAAAATCTGAGACTGAAATAATGAACAGGATTTCAAGGCTTTTTGAAGTCAATGCAATGAAGGCATCCATCAACAGTGACTGGAAGGTTCTTTTACAGTATCAGAACGGGGACGGAGGTTTCCCATGGCTGCCGGGATTCAGAAGCTCCTATGTTTCCTCATTATACATCCTCAGAAACCTTGGGAAAATGAATGACTGGCTGAAAGGAGGAATAGCTGAATACCAGTCCGGGCAAAACAATATGGTATCTGCCCTGATCCAGTATATAGACAATGAACTCAATACCCACTGGAAAGAAAATGAAGATACTCCGTGGAGCAACTTTGCACTGGATTACCTGGATGCACGACGCTATTGGGAAAAAGAATATCCATTGAAGGGAACCGGAGCCAATCTGAAAAAAGCAATTATTACCCGTGCAGATAAATTTAAAATTACAGATTTTACCTTCTTCGGACTTCACAGGGCAGCGCTTATTTATAACAGTTACGGACTGAAAGCCCCATCTGAAAAACTGATCAGATATCTTAAAGAAACTTCCGTATCTTCAGAAACGCAGGGCGCTTACTGGAAACAGAACCTTAATGACTGGGGCTGGTATGAATCCAAGGCCGTCAATCATGCAGGAGCTATAGAAGCAATCAATAAAGTGACGCCGGAAGATGTTAATTTTATTGAAGAATCAAAAGTATGGCTGGCTACCCAGAAAGAAACCAATTCATGGGGGAATTCCAGAACAACGGCTGAAATTATTTATATCTTCATGAATTCAGGAAAATCATGGACAACTCCTGAAGCAGATAAAGCTACGATCATCTGGGGCGGTCAGGGAGTGGCTCCGCAGACAAAAACAACAGGCTATCTGAAGCAGGCGGTCTACTCTGATAAGGTCAACAAAAAGCTGGGTGAGGTTACCGTAACAAAACCCGGCCCGGGAATTGCACAAGGTGGATTGTTCTGGCAATATTACGAGAACCTTGAAAATGTAAAACCTACAGAAACCTATCTTTCCATGACAAGAGAATATTATAAAAAGATAAAAACCACCAATGGTGAGGAGCTGGTTAAAATTACAGAGAACAGCCCGCTCACCGTAGGAGATCAGATTACCGTAAGGATGATCCTTAATACAGACCGTCCGATGCAGTATGTGCATCTGAAAGATATGAGAGCAGCCGGGCTGGAGCCTGTAGATGTGCTTTCCGGCTATCAGTATAAAAATAATCTGGGGTATTACCAGGCAACCAAAGATGCTTCTACCAACTTTTATATTTACTACATGCCGAAAGGAAAATATGTATTTGAATATGATCTGGTATGCAACGCTTCAGGAATATTCTCCAGTGGTTTCGCCACCCTGCAGAATTATTATGCACCTCAGATGAATGCAAGAACGAAAGGAGATCAATTAGAAATTAAAAAATAA
- a CDS encoding UbiA prenyltransferase family protein: protein MNVLKILKKYIIDSQLYVSLMGTLFAVFFMKEQNTFRFPTVLLIFITYFSGYLYTKYQYTKYFLKIVVLNAIAGMICAFLIIHNHNEIRLLKWFIIVVLGLLYNSFFLEVYIRKIPLLKVFYVGLVWALVNCWLTLPEFSVPIFLISFFFITALVLPFDIRDMKSDTVKTFPMLIGVQNTKYIAYTLVFISSIISVFYLQIQYATAFFMACITTYLFIYFSENKRDDAYFSFGVETCSALPFLFLLIMEYF, encoded by the coding sequence ATGAATGTTTTAAAAATACTCAAAAAATACATTATAGACAGCCAATTGTATGTCTCTTTAATGGGAACTCTTTTTGCAGTATTTTTTATGAAGGAGCAAAACACATTCCGTTTTCCTACTGTGCTTCTGATCTTTATCACCTATTTCAGCGGTTATCTCTACACAAAATATCAGTATACAAAGTATTTTTTAAAAATTGTTGTTTTGAATGCCATAGCCGGAATGATCTGTGCCTTCCTGATTATTCACAATCATAATGAAATACGGCTTCTGAAATGGTTCATTATCGTAGTACTCGGATTGCTCTACAACAGCTTTTTTCTTGAGGTCTACATCCGGAAAATCCCTTTGCTGAAGGTTTTTTACGTAGGTCTGGTCTGGGCATTGGTCAATTGCTGGCTTACCCTTCCTGAGTTCAGCGTTCCTATTTTTCTGATCAGTTTTTTCTTTATCACAGCACTCGTTCTCCCGTTTGATATCCGGGATATGAAAAGTGATACGGTAAAGACTTTCCCCATGCTGATCGGCGTTCAGAATACAAAGTATATTGCCTATACACTGGTTTTCATCAGTAGCATCATCAGTGTCTTTTATCTTCAGATACAGTATGCCACCGCTTTTTTTATGGCCTGCATCACTACCTATCTTTTTATTTATTTCTCTGAGAACAAAAGAGATGACGCTTATTTTTCATTCGGGGTAGAAACTTGTTCGGCACTTCCTTTTTTATTTTTACTAATAATGGAGTATTTTTGA
- the recF gene encoding DNA replication/repair protein RecF (All proteins in this family for which functions are known are DNA-binding proteins that assist the filamentation of RecA onto DNA for the initiation of recombination or recombinational repair.) — translation MIIKKLSVYNFKNHSEKKFEFSPQINCFVGNNGVGKTNILDALHYLSVGKSFLGNTDLNNIKSEEDFFTIDAEIRNEDSDDIIRVTQPREAKKVIKKNDKSYDRLADHIGYLPSVMISPYDSNLISDSGESRRKFLDAMISQTDSEYLFDLIQYQKTIQQRNALLKYFAKNRTWDKDSLEIYDDPIIRFGTKIFTKRKDFVQQLNPIVQNFYQIISGGKESVSVLYESHLLEDSFEQLLKESLERDRMLTYTSKGIHKDDLLFEMDHVLIKKIGSQGQQKSFLISLKLAQMSLVKELTKKTPILLLDDIFDKLDDTRVSQLIELVNKESFGQIFITDTHRERTESVVKKINEESIIFEI, via the coding sequence ATGATTATCAAGAAGCTTTCCGTTTACAATTTCAAGAACCATTCAGAAAAGAAATTTGAATTTTCCCCGCAGATCAACTGTTTTGTAGGGAATAATGGAGTGGGAAAAACCAATATTCTGGATGCGCTGCATTATTTATCCGTAGGTAAAAGCTTTTTGGGAAATACCGACCTCAACAATATCAAGAGTGAGGAAGATTTTTTCACCATCGATGCTGAGATCAGGAATGAAGACAGTGACGACATCATCAGAGTTACCCAGCCGAGAGAAGCCAAAAAGGTGATCAAAAAGAATGACAAAAGCTATGACAGGCTTGCCGACCATATCGGATATCTGCCAAGCGTTATGATCTCGCCCTATGATTCCAATCTGATTTCAGATTCAGGGGAAAGCAGGCGTAAGTTTCTGGATGCCATGATCTCCCAGACCGATTCTGAGTACCTTTTTGACCTCATCCAGTATCAGAAAACGATTCAGCAAAGGAATGCCTTACTGAAATATTTTGCCAAAAACAGAACCTGGGACAAAGATTCACTGGAGATCTATGATGACCCTATCATCCGTTTCGGAACCAAGATCTTTACTAAAAGAAAAGATTTTGTACAACAGCTGAATCCTATCGTTCAGAATTTTTACCAGATCATTTCAGGGGGAAAAGAATCCGTATCTGTACTCTATGAATCCCACCTGCTTGAAGATTCCTTTGAACAGCTTTTAAAAGAAAGCCTTGAAAGAGACCGTATGCTGACGTATACCTCCAAAGGAATCCATAAAGATGACCTTCTTTTTGAAATGGATCATGTCCTGATCAAGAAAATCGGTTCCCAGGGGCAGCAGAAATCGTTTCTCATTTCCTTAAAACTGGCACAGATGAGCCTGGTAAAGGAACTGACAAAAAAGACTCCCATTCTGCTTCTTGACGATATATTTGATAAACTTGATGATACAAGGGTTTCACAGCTGATCGAATTGGTCAATAAGGAAAGCTTTGGGCAGATCTTTATTACGGATACGCATAGAGAACGTACAGAAAGTGTAGTTAAGAAAATCAATGAAGAAAGTATAATCTTTGAGATATGA
- a CDS encoding recombinase, with product MKFFNSSTNFESVLKKYFSFKNETLSLEPFAEFLESVKRADFTDVLNFLRSNPAFAENFKHYIHNIFRGRPFNLSLTEANILSENAFFPELKKRILNKVLPPVENEKTVWYMIDNVSLRPKTDLKHLQNLPENEVDEFLTLLGASDFIIKPNVKKELIFSMNILSWRVTGMAMEVEVVRMAPQYRNLSNPFLALQNELEALADDLVKDPGLQLHSKDSRYKQIKIYAEQCLEFVNIAFKNSAKYGISGKINQSLLKIRQQTERIYEIVQLLIIDSEEDVLIKSKQLIFNILNYKSHKNNIADLINDSTRLLSHLITNHTAEAGAHYITSTRKEYMTMFYKASGGGIIVGALCVLKMLYGYIPGSDFSHAFLYSMNYAMGFVMIYLMGFTLATKQPAMTAATMTKVLSEEGNGKRNNTEFAHLVSKLFRSQFIAFVGNVLLAFPVALAIIYGLDVFFSQNLAVDRSDKLLKDLDPFKSKAILHACIAGFYLFISGIISGNIGNNSVFYQIPERIAKNLSIRSFFGKKFAKGLSKYYAKNWPGIVSNFWFGVFLGATAPVGLFFGLDLDIRHITFAAGNFALGLYGKDFSVDSYTFWISFITVFLIGFFNFLISFSLSMFLAFRSRKMNFGQVSEIYKEIFRYFMKHPLKFFFPLRSGLDKKADDLMSNTISNKSEEHK from the coding sequence ATGAAATTCTTTAATTCAAGCACAAATTTTGAGTCAGTTCTTAAAAAATATTTTTCTTTTAAGAACGAAACCCTTTCTTTAGAACCGTTTGCCGAGTTTTTGGAGAGCGTAAAAAGGGCGGACTTTACAGATGTGCTCAATTTCCTCAGAAGCAATCCCGCTTTTGCTGAAAATTTTAAGCATTATATTCACAATATTTTCAGAGGAAGACCTTTCAATCTCTCGCTGACTGAAGCCAATATCCTCTCTGAGAATGCCTTCTTTCCGGAACTCAAAAAAAGAATCCTGAATAAGGTACTGCCGCCCGTAGAAAACGAAAAAACGGTGTGGTATATGATTGACAACGTCAGTCTGAGGCCTAAAACAGATTTGAAACATTTACAGAACCTTCCTGAAAATGAAGTTGATGAATTCCTGACTTTGCTGGGTGCTTCAGATTTTATCATTAAGCCTAATGTAAAAAAAGAACTGATCTTCTCCATGAATATCCTTTCCTGGAGGGTAACGGGAATGGCAATGGAAGTTGAGGTGGTGAGAATGGCTCCTCAGTATAGGAACCTGTCCAATCCTTTTCTCGCTCTTCAGAATGAGCTTGAAGCTTTGGCGGATGACCTTGTCAAAGATCCGGGATTACAGCTGCATTCGAAGGACAGCCGTTATAAGCAGATCAAAATCTATGCGGAACAGTGTCTTGAATTTGTGAATATTGCTTTCAAGAACTCCGCCAAATATGGTATTTCAGGAAAGATCAACCAATCATTGCTGAAGATCCGCCAGCAGACGGAAAGAATCTATGAGATCGTTCAGCTGTTGATCATTGATTCCGAGGAAGATGTACTGATCAAATCCAAACAGCTGATCTTTAACATCCTGAATTACAAATCTCATAAAAATAATATTGCAGACCTGATCAACGACAGTACAAGGCTGCTCTCACACCTTATTACGAACCATACGGCAGAAGCAGGAGCCCATTATATCACTTCTACCCGCAAAGAATATATGACCATGTTCTACAAAGCAAGCGGAGGAGGAATTATCGTAGGAGCACTCTGCGTTCTGAAAATGCTGTACGGATATATTCCCGGAAGTGATTTCTCCCATGCATTCTTATATTCAATGAACTATGCGATGGGATTTGTGATGATCTACCTGATGGGATTCACCCTTGCTACCAAGCAGCCGGCTATGACTGCCGCTACCATGACCAAAGTACTTTCTGAGGAAGGAAACGGCAAGAGAAACAATACCGAATTTGCACATCTCGTATCAAAATTATTCCGGAGCCAGTTTATTGCCTTTGTAGGGAATGTACTGCTGGCATTTCCGGTAGCATTGGCCATTATCTACGGGCTGGACGTGTTTTTCTCCCAAAACTTAGCGGTTGACAGATCAGATAAATTGCTTAAAGACCTTGATCCTTTCAAGTCTAAAGCGATTCTGCATGCCTGTATTGCCGGTTTCTATCTCTTTATTTCAGGAATCATTTCAGGAAATATCGGAAACAACTCCGTATTTTATCAGATTCCCGAAAGGATTGCTAAGAACCTTTCCATCAGAAGCTTTTTCGGAAAGAAATTTGCGAAAGGACTTTCAAAATATTATGCTAAAAACTGGCCGGGAATCGTTTCCAATTTCTGGTTCGGGGTTTTCCTTGGAGCTACAGCGCCTGTGGGGTTATTCTTTGGCCTTGACCTTGATATCAGACACATTACCTTTGCCGCCGGAAACTTTGCATTAGGTTTGTACGGGAAAGATTTTTCAGTAGATTCCTATACCTTCTGGATTTCCTTTATTACGGTTTTCCTGATAGGTTTCTTCAACTTTCTGATAAGTTTCAGCTTGTCCATGTTCCTGGCATTCAGATCAAGAAAAATGAACTTCGGACAGGTAAGCGAGATCTATAAGGAAATCTTCAGGTATTTTATGAAACATCCTCTGAAGTTCTTCTTTCCGCTACGTTCAGGGCTGGATAAAAAAGCAGATGACCTGATGAGCAACACGATTTCCAATAAATCAGAAGAACATAAATAA